One region of Streptomyces subrutilus genomic DNA includes:
- a CDS encoding dihydrofolate reductase family protein, with amino-acid sequence MDQLLRVQNFNVSGDGFGAGEHQSLERPFGDADPGTMFAWAGATASWPHRSAPGGSRGLDDYFTRDFAHNIGAEIMGRNKFGPQRGPWQDLDWRGWWGDEPPFHTPVFVLTHHTRPSFTLSDTTFHFVDGDPADVLVQAKEAAQGKDVRLGGGAATIREFLDAALVDTLHVAVSQVRIGSGSRLWESPEELLDRFHLEVVPSPSGVRHHLFWRK; translated from the coding sequence GTGGACCAGCTGTTGAGAGTCCAGAACTTCAACGTGTCCGGCGACGGGTTCGGTGCCGGTGAGCACCAGAGCCTCGAGCGGCCGTTCGGGGACGCCGATCCCGGGACCATGTTCGCCTGGGCCGGCGCCACGGCGAGCTGGCCCCACCGCAGCGCCCCCGGGGGCAGTCGCGGCCTCGACGACTACTTCACCCGGGACTTCGCACACAACATCGGCGCGGAGATCATGGGCCGCAACAAGTTCGGGCCCCAGCGCGGTCCCTGGCAGGACCTCGACTGGCGCGGCTGGTGGGGTGACGAGCCCCCCTTCCACACCCCGGTGTTCGTCCTGACCCACCACACGCGTCCCTCGTTCACGCTCTCCGACACCACCTTCCACTTCGTCGACGGCGACCCGGCCGACGTTCTCGTACAGGCCAAGGAGGCGGCGCAGGGCAAGGACGTCCGGCTCGGCGGCGGGGCCGCCACCATCCGCGAGTTCCTCGACGCCGCCCTCGTCGACACCCTGCACGTCGCGGTCTCACAGGTGCGGATCGGATCGGGATCGCGCCTGTGGGAGTCCCCCGAGGAACTGCTCGACCGCTTCCACCTCGAGGTGGTGCCCAGCCCGAGCGGGGTGAGGCACCACCTGTTCTGGCGGAAGTGA